One Plasmodium vivax chromosome 13, whole genome shotgun sequence genomic region harbors:
- a CDS encoding hypothetical protein, conserved (encoded by transcript PVX_085390A): MDSANIKGGLSNENGGVSGATLKSGGGAHSAEAQGEVTPTDKRGELQVGGRPIGDDPVEGGTAKDAPLAQRQTGRTGSTHHGGSNKRESGLTDDQRTDRKKSQEQRESPTPRSDVEFHKLYESDDNNFVSPRNTSTSESVKKEELDKEKKKKKKNNNMVLNTTMLQSYLHRSYDKVSNAFIKTSKSLLKRTNNIGYAEGVEAEAAEKGRAGADGRAGAKGGSSDGADATSKVRRARARLLRSCHSGAASQMASHPVSVSGDPPLCREPDEDAFFAENFELINKTLREDHKWGEESKERMMGKCKQLLDSNETVKLYNEIDILYEERILLVKFINYYMGITEKHQRELQKIQTSYEILLTENEQLCQNNITLKRHIDLQRAGESKAEKEAENV, encoded by the coding sequence atggactcGGCGAATATTAAAGGGGGGCTAAGCAACGAGAACGGCGGCGTCTCCGGCGCAACGCTGAAATCGGGGGGCGGTGCACACAGTGCCGAGGCGCAGGGGGAAGTGACACCGACTGATAAGCGGGGCGAACTGCaggtgggggggaggcccaTTGGCGACGATCCGGTTGAGGGTGGCACGGCTAAAGACGCGCCACTTGCGCAGAGGCAAACGGGGCGGACAGGGAGTACCCATCATGGGGGGAGCAACAAACGGGAGAGCGGCCTGACGGATGACCAGCGGACCGACCGGAAGAAGAGCCAAGAACAGCGGGAGAGCCCCACCCCCCGCAGCGACGTCGAATTTCACAAGCTATACGAAAGCGACGATAACAACTTTGTATCCCCCCGGAACACCTCCACTAGCGAATCggtaaaaaaagaggagctagataaggagaaaaaaaaaaaaaaaaaaaacaacaacatGGTGCTTAACACAACCATGTTGCAGTCATACCTTCACAGAAGCTACGACAAAGTATCGAACGCTTTTATTAAGACGTCCAAATCGCTGCTGAAAAGGACCAACAACATTGGCTACGCTGAGGGGGTagaagcggaagcggcaGAGAAGGGGAGGGCGGGCGCGGATGGACGAGCAGGGGCAAAGGGGGGCAGCTCCGATGGGGCCGACGCGACGAGCAAAGTTAGACGCGCCAGGGCAAGGCTGCTGAGGAGTTGCCATAGCGGGGCGGCTAGTCAAATGGCGAGTCATCCTGTGAGCGTGTCGGGTGACCCCCCCCTCTGCCGCGAACCCGACGAGGACGCCTTCTTCGCCGAAAACTTCGAACTGATAAATAAAACGTTAAGGGAGGATCACaagtggggggaggaaagTAAAGAGCGAATGATGGGGAAGTGCAAACAGCTACTGGATAGCAACGAGACGGTGAAGCTCTACAACGAAATTGATATCCTTTACGAGGAGAGGATCCTCCTCGTCAAATTTATTAACTACTATATGGGGATAACTGAAAAGCACCAGCGTGAGCTCCAGAAGATCCAAACGTCCTACGAGATTTTGCTCACGGAGAATGAGCAGCTCTGCCAGAACAACATCACGCTGAAGCGGCACATCGATTTGCAGCGCGCGGGGGAGAGCAAGGCGGAGAAGGAAGCGGAGAACGTATGA
- a CDS encoding Ctr copper transporter domain containing protein (encoded by transcript PVX_085385A), with protein MKRKTHNLWSLILPLLYALLPTQIESNCCHSAKSKDGYPLPMYFTNDLNIKFLFDFLQVKNEFEFFLCNIVCILLGFLSVYVKVLKKKAFKKGSNGSETPLGMMSILFSCNSAIYGGLSFLNYTIDFALMLIVMTFNVFIFLSTILGVAFGYFFYGHLLAL; from the coding sequence atgaagaggaaaacacaTAACCTGTGGTCTcttattcttccccttttgtatGCCCTCCTGCCGACACAAATTGAAAGCAACTGTTGCCACAGCGCCAAAAGCAAAGATGGCTACCCACTGCCTATGTATTTTACCAAcgatttaaatataaaatttctaTTTGACTTTTTGCAAGTGAAGAATGAGTTCGAATTTTTCCTCTGCAACATTGTTTGCATTTTGTTGGGCTTCCTATCTGTGTATGTTAAGGtgttgaagaaaaaagcttTTAAGAAAGGTTCGAATGGATCGGAGACCCCGCTGGGCATGATGAGCATCCTCTTTTCTTGCAACAGTGCTATTTACGGGGGGTTGTCTTTTCTCAATTACACAATTGACTTCGCGCTGATGCTTATCGTGATGACTTTCAACGTGTTCATCTTTTTAAGTACCATTTTGGGGGTGGCCTTTGGCTACTTTTTTTACGGCCACTTGTTAGCGTTGTGA